The following DNA comes from Shinella zoogloeoides.
GTGATGGGATAGCCGGCTCGGGGGAGCCGGTTTGGTCGAGGTGGTCCTTCGCTTCCGGAGCGCCGGGCATCCGCAGATGCCCGGAAAGAGAGACAATTGGCGTCAGGCGGCCTTCTTGCCGGCGTCGAACGGGATCTCGATGTCGACGGCGAGCGTGGAGACCTGTGCGCCGCGCTCCATCTTGATGGAGACCTTCTCGTCGTCGACCTGCATGTGCTTGGAAATCGCCTTCAGGATTTCGTCGCGCAGCTTGTTGACGAGGTCCGAGTCGCCGGTGGAGGCCCGCTCATGGGCGAGCAGCACCTGCAGGCGCTCGCGCGCTGCCGGGGCCGACTGGCCGCGAGAGAAGAAACGGAAAGGATTCATGCCGCTTTCCTTCCGAAGATCTTGCCGAGGAAGCTGCGCTTGTCGCCGGGAATGGTGACCGGCAGGTCCTCGCCCTTGAGGCGGCGCGTCGCTTCGAAATAGGCGAGCGCCGGGGCGCTGCGGCCGTCGGCCAGCGTCACGGGCGCGCCGACGTTGGAGGCGCGCAGCACATCCATGCTTTCCGGAATGATGCCGAGCAGCGGGATGGAGAGGATTTCCAGCACGTCGTCGACCTTCAGCATGTCGCCGCGCTCGGCGCGCACGGCGTCGTAGCGGGTCAGCAGCAGGTGCTTTTCGATGCGCTCGCCGTTCTCCGCCTTCAGCGTCTTGGAATCGAGAAGGCCGATGATGCGGTCGGAGTCGCGCACGGAGGAGACTTCCGGATTGGTGACGACGATGGCGACGTCGGCATGGCGCATGGCGAGCGTCGCGCCGCGCTCGATGCCGGCGGGGCTGTCGCAGATCACCCAGTCGAAGGCATTCTTGAGGGCCGCGATGACCTTCTCGACGCCCTCGGGGGTCAGGTTGTCCTTGTCGCGGGTCTGCGATGCCGGCAGCAGGTAGAGCGTCTCGACGCGCTTGTCGCGGATCAGCGCCTGCGTCAGCTTGGCTTCGCCCTGGATGACGTTGACGAGGTCATAGACCACGCGGCGCTCGGCGCCCATGACGAGGTCGAGGTTGCGCAGGCCGACGTCGAAGTCCACGACCACGACCTTCTCGCCGTTCTGCGCCAGCGCGGCGCCCAGTGCGGCCGACGACGTCGTCTTGCCGACGCCGCCCTTGCCCGATGTGACAACGATTACCTTGCCCATATGTGTCTCCAGTGCGTTGGATTTCGTCAGCCGAGAGTCGCGGCCTTGATTGTTTCGCCTTCGAGCCAGACCTGCCCGGGCTTGCCGCGCAGTTCCGGCTCCATGTCGTCAGCCGTCTTGTAGAACCCGTCGATGGCGATCAGCTCCGCTTCCAGCTTGCGGCAGAAGATGCGCGCCGAGGCATTGCCCGTCGAACCTGCCATCGCCCGGCCGCGCAGCGGTCCGTAGACGTGGATGGAACCGCCGGCGACGATCTCCGCGCCCGAGGCGACGGAGCCGATGATGGTGACGTCGCCTTCCGGGAAGAAGATCGACTGGCCGGAGCGCACGGGCCGGGAAACCACCAGCGACGGCGTCGTCTGGACCGGCACGGCGGCGACGGGTGCGGGGCTTGCCGCAGGCTTGGCTGTTTCCGTCGCTGCCGCCGGCTCGCCTTCCGGGGCCTCGATGTCGCCTGCCGGGCGTCCATCGGCCATGGCCGGAGGCATGTCAGGACCGAGCAGGGAGGAGCGTGCGCCCTCGATGCCCATGACGCGTACATTGCGCGCATTGAGCTGGTCGACCAGCTCGCGCAGCTCCGCGCGGTCGATGTCCAGCCCCTCGACGTCCAGCACCACCGGCCGGCGAAGGAAGAAGCCGGCCGAACGGGCGGCGAGGTCGTCGAGCCGCCGCAGCCAGTCCGCGAAGGGCAGCTCCGGGGTCAGCGCAAGCGCAAGGAAGGACCGCCCCTTGAGGCGGATCGGCCGGGGTTGAGTTAACACGTCAGTCATCTTGGTTAATTTTCGGTAGCCCCGGTGTAGCGGTGAAATGGTTAACAAATGGTTAATTTACAGGTCAGGCTGGCGCGAGGCATGCCTTCTCGACGCGGATATCGGCGATCCGGTTGCGGGAGGAAACGTGGAGGTAGACGCGCCTTATTTGGCGCGCTCCGTACGGGTGGCGGAGGCGCCTGCGGCGGGCGTCGTGCCGGGTGATTCGGTGGCGGGAAATTGAGGCGTGGCGTTTGGAGCGTTGCCCCTCACCCTAACCCTCTCCCCGCAAGCGGGGAGAGGGGACGTGCCCCACGCGGCGTTGATGATTTGAGGAGAACAGCGCGGCATATCCCTTCTCCCCGCTTGCGGGGAGAAGGTGGCCGACAAGCCGGATGAGGGGCCTGCCCTGAAGAGAATGTCGCGGCGAAACCCGCCGCGACGTAGGATCAGCCGATAGCCATCAGGCTGGCATTGCCGCCGGCGGCGGCGGTGTTGATGGAGGTCGAAACCTCCTCCAGCAGCCAGTTGAGGCAATAGGCTTCCGGATCGCTGGTCAGTTCCGCGGTGGTCGCCGCCTGCACCAGAACGAGCGGGCCGGGAAGGGCGGCGATCTTGCGGTTGACGCGCTGCACGTCCTCCGCCTCGCCCTCGACGAGCGCACCGGCAAACGGGCTGTCCTTCGCCCAGTCCGCCGTCCACGACAGGCGTGCGGCGACGGAGGCGGGAAGATCGGCCAAGACGGGCTTCAGCGCATCGACGCTGTCGATGACGATCTGGTTGCCCGTCGCGAGCGCTGCCGCGACCTGTCGCAGGAGGCCCGCTTCCGTCTTCGGCACGAGGAGGATGCGGCCGCGCGGATGCAGCGCATAGATGTTGCGCTCACCGACCGGGCCGGGCAGTTCCCGTTCCAGGCCGAGCGCGGAGCGGTTGGCGAAGCCGCGTGCCGTTGCGCCTTCCGCCGCCTTGCCCTTGTGGTCGAGCCAGGTGATGAAGTCGCGCAGCGCCGGGTCGGTATGCACCGAATCCTGCTGCGGCGGGACCGGGGCCTTCTGCACGAGGCGGCCGATATAGAGCGGGCCGCCGGCCTTGGGACCCGTGCCGGAAAGGCCGCGTCCGCCGAAGGGCTGCACGCCGACGACCGCGCCGATGATGTTGCGGTTGACGTAGATATTGCCGACCTTGATGCGGCTGACGACATGCGCGATCGTCTCGTCGAGGCGCGTGTGCAGGCCGAAGGTGAGGCCGTAGCCCGAGGCGTTGATGTCGTCGATCAGCCGGTCAAGATCGGCGCGGCGGAAGCGGATGACGTGCAGGACGGGGCCGAAGACCTCGCGCTTGAGGTCGGAAAGCGTCTTCAGCTCGATGATCGTCGGCGGAACGAAGGTGCCGTTCTCCGTGCCTGCCGACAGCGGAAGCTGCTCGACCTTGTTGCCGAGCTCGCGCATATGCTCGATGTGCTTGACGATGCCATCGCGGGCTTCGGCCGTGATGACCGGGCCGATATCGACATTGAGGCTGTCCGTGCGGCCGAGCGTCAGTTCCTTGAGCGCGCCCTTCAGCATGGTGAGTGTGCGGTCTGCGACGTCGTCCTGCAAGCAGAGCACGCGCAGAGCCGAGCAGCGCTGGCCGGCGCTGTCGAAGGCCGAGGCGATGACGTCGCCGACGACCTGTTCGGCGAGCGCCGAGGAATCGACGATCATGCCGTTCTGGCCGCCGGTTTCGGCGATCAGCGGGATCGGCTTGCCGGTTTCCGAAAGGCGCTCGGCAAGCTGGGCCTGGATGAGGCGGGCGACTTCCGTCGAGCCGGTGAACATGACGCCGGCCGTCTTCGACGCGCCGACGAGGGCAGCGCCAACGCGGCCCGCGCCGGGCACGAACTGCAGCGCGCCGACCGGAACGCCGGCCTCGTGCAGGATCTTCACGCTTTCATGCGCGATGACGGGCGTTTCCTCGGCAGGCTTCGCCAGCACCGCATTGCCGGCGACGAGCGCGGCGGCAACCTGGCCGGTGAAGATGGCGAGCGGGAAGTTCCACGGGCTGATGCAGACGATCGGGCCGAGCGGCAGGTGGGACGGGCCGAGCGTGCGGCGCGCCTGTTCGGCATAGTAGCGCAGGAAGTCGACTGCCTCGCGCACTTCGCCGATGGCGTTGGCCGCCGACTTGCCGGCCTCGCGCATGATGATGCCCATCAGCGACTCGATGCGGGCTTCCATGAGGTCCGCCGCGCGGTCGAGGCAGGCGGCGCGCTCGGCGGGCGAGGTCGCGGCCCAGGCCGCGACGCTGTCGGCAGCCATGGCGACGATGCGCTCGGCATGCTCCGCCTTGATCTCGGTGACGCTGCCGACGATGTCGCGGTGGTCGGCGGGGTTCAGTACGTCGCTCGTCTCGCCGGCGGTGGAGCCGTCTGCCAGCAGCGGGGCGGCGTGCCACTGTTTCGCTGCGGTGCCGGCAAGCTGGCCGGCAAGCGCGGCAAGCGTCGTCTCGTTGGAGAGGTCGAGGCCCTTGGAGTTCTCGCGGTTCTTGCCGAAGAGGTCGCCCGGCAGGGCGATCTGGTCGTGCTGCGCGCCGACGACGGGCATGGCGGCGACGATATCGACCGGATCGGCGATCAGCGATTCCACCGAGACCTTCGGGTCGGAGATACGGTTGACGAAGGAGGAGTTCGCGCCGTTTTCGAGAAGGCGGCGGACGAGATAGGCCAGCAGCGTCTCATGCGTGCCGACGGGAGCGTAGATGCGGCAGGGCCGGTCCAGCTTGTCCTTGCCGACGACCTCGTCGTAAAGCGGCTCGCCCATGCCGTGCAGGCACTGGAACTCGTATTTGCCGACGGCGAAATCCGGGCCTGCGAGCTGGTAGATGGTGGCAAGGCTCTGCGCATTGTGCGTGGCGAACTGCGGGAAGACGGCATCCGGCGCGGCCAGCAGCTTGCGGGCGCAGGCGACATAGGCGACGTCCGTGTAGATCTTGCGCGTATAGACCGGGAAGCCTTCGAGGCCGTCGAGCTGGGCGCGCTTGATCTCGGCATCCCAGTAGGCGCCCTTGACGAGGCGCACCATCACACGCCGGCCGGAGCGGCGGGCAAGGTCGATGATGAAGTCGAGCACGAAGGGGCAGCGCTTGCCATAGGCCTGCACGACGAAGCCGAGGCCGTTCCAGCCCTTGAGGTTCTCGTCGAAGCAGAGGCCTTCGAGCAGGTCGAGCGAAAGCTCCAGCCGGTCGGCTTCCTCGGCGTCGATGTTGAGGCCGATATCGTAGCTCTTGGCGATGGCGGCGAGCGCCTTCACCTTCGGCAGCAGTTCGCCCATGACGCGTTCGACCTGCGCGCGGACATAACGCGGATGCAGCGCCGAAAGCTTGATGGAGATGCCGGGGCCGTCATAGATGCCGCGGCCGTCCGAGGCCTTGCCGATGGCGTGGATCGCCTTCTCGTAGTCGCGGTAGTAGCGCTCGGCGTCGGCGGCGGTGGTCGCGGCTTCGCCCAGCATGTCGTAGGAATAGCGGAAGCCGCGGGCTTCGAGCGGCTTGGAGCGCTTCAGCGCTTCCTCGATGGTCTCGCCGGTGACGAACTGCTCGCCCATCATGCGCATCGCCATGTCGACGCCGCGGCGGATGACCGGCTCGCCGGCGCGCGCGATGAGGCGCGTCAGCGCGGCGGAAAGGCCGCGGTCGTTGACGGTGGAGGTGAGCTTGCCGGTGACGACGAGGCCCCAGGTCGCGGCGTTGACGAACATCGACTTGCCACCGCCGATATGGGAGGTCCAGTCGCCTTCGGCGATCTTGTCGCGGATCAGCGCGTCGCGCGTGTCGGTGTCCGGAATGCGCAGCAGCGCCTCGGCAAGGCACATCAGCGCCACGCCTTCCTGGCTCGACAGCGAATATTCCTGCACCAGACCCTCGACGCCGGTGCCCTTGTGCTTGGCGCGCAGCGCCTCGATCAGCGTGCGGGCTGTGCTGCGGATGTCGTAGCGCTCGGCTTCCGTGACGCGCGCGGCGGCGACGAGCGGCGGCAGGCATTCGGTTTCCGGCCGGCGATAGGCGGCGGTGATGGCCTGGCGCAGTTCACTCTGCGGGCGGATCGGCGGGGCGAAATTGGCGAAGGGGTTCTGCATGGAAGGACCTATGAGACGCGGGGTTCGGTAGGAAATCAGCGGATGAAGGTAATCGACGGCTCGTCCCAGTCGGGGACGTCATGGAACTCCGGCGCGTGATGGAGCAGGATGCTCGGCTCACCGCGCGCGGACCGCTCCGCCTTGATGCTGCAGGCCGCAACCAGCGCCCTTATGCCGAGCGGCTTGTAGTGGCTGAGAAGGTCCGGCCGCATGCTATCATCGAAGCTCTTGTCGTGCACCATCATCCCCCTGTGCTTGACACCGGATCGCCGCCTGCGCCGGCCGCATCCAGAACGGCCGGATTTCGCTTGGTAGATCCGGGAAACTGGTGCGGATAATATCACGATGCTGAAAAACAAATGGACTTCAAATTGTCTTAGATTAGGCTGATCGCATCTATTTTTTGAAGAACGGAGGGTGATTTGCCCGATATTTCCCATGTTGATGGGTCGTTGGATGCCTTCGACCGGAAAATCCTCGAGGAACTCACGGAAAACGGCCGTATTCCCGTCGCGGAGCTCGCGGAGAAGGTGGGCTTGTCGAAGACGCCCTGTCAGAACCGCTTCAAGCGGCTGATCGCGGAAGGCTTCATCCAGGGCTTCAAGGCGATCCTCAACCCCTCGAAGATGAACCTCGACCATATCGCATTCGCCGAGGTGAAGCTGACCAACACCCACGAGGAGGCGCTGAACAGTTTCAACGCGGCGGTCAAGAAGATCAAGGAGGTGGAGGAGTGCCACATGATCGCCGGCCGCTTCGACTATCTCCTGAAGATCCGCACCCG
Coding sequences within:
- the minE gene encoding cell division topological specificity factor MinE → MNPFRFFSRGQSAPAARERLQVLLAHERASTGDSDLVNKLRDEILKAISKHMQVDDEKVSIKMERGAQVSTLAVDIEIPFDAGKKAA
- the minD gene encoding septum site-determining protein MinD, producing the protein MGKVIVVTSGKGGVGKTTSSAALGAALAQNGEKVVVVDFDVGLRNLDLVMGAERRVVYDLVNVIQGEAKLTQALIRDKRVETLYLLPASQTRDKDNLTPEGVEKVIAALKNAFDWVICDSPAGIERGATLAMRHADVAIVVTNPEVSSVRDSDRIIGLLDSKTLKAENGERIEKHLLLTRYDAVRAERGDMLKVDDVLEILSIPLLGIIPESMDVLRASNVGAPVTLADGRSAPALAYFEATRRLKGEDLPVTIPGDKRSFLGKIFGRKAA
- the minC gene encoding septum site-determining protein MinC; this encodes MTDVLTQPRPIRLKGRSFLALALTPELPFADWLRRLDDLAARSAGFFLRRPVVLDVEGLDIDRAELRELVDQLNARNVRVMGIEGARSSLLGPDMPPAMADGRPAGDIEAPEGEPAAATETAKPAASPAPVAAVPVQTTPSLVVSRPVRSGQSIFFPEGDVTIIGSVASGAEIVAGGSIHVYGPLRGRAMAGSTGNASARIFCRKLEAELIAIDGFYKTADDMEPELRGKPGQVWLEGETIKAATLG
- the putA gene encoding trifunctional transcriptional regulator/proline dehydrogenase/L-glutamate gamma-semialdehyde dehydrogenase — protein: MQNPFANFAPPIRPQSELRQAITAAYRRPETECLPPLVAAARVTEAERYDIRSTARTLIEALRAKHKGTGVEGLVQEYSLSSQEGVALMCLAEALLRIPDTDTRDALIRDKIAEGDWTSHIGGGKSMFVNAATWGLVVTGKLTSTVNDRGLSAALTRLIARAGEPVIRRGVDMAMRMMGEQFVTGETIEEALKRSKPLEARGFRYSYDMLGEAATTAADAERYYRDYEKAIHAIGKASDGRGIYDGPGISIKLSALHPRYVRAQVERVMGELLPKVKALAAIAKSYDIGLNIDAEEADRLELSLDLLEGLCFDENLKGWNGLGFVVQAYGKRCPFVLDFIIDLARRSGRRVMVRLVKGAYWDAEIKRAQLDGLEGFPVYTRKIYTDVAYVACARKLLAAPDAVFPQFATHNAQSLATIYQLAGPDFAVGKYEFQCLHGMGEPLYDEVVGKDKLDRPCRIYAPVGTHETLLAYLVRRLLENGANSSFVNRISDPKVSVESLIADPVDIVAAMPVVGAQHDQIALPGDLFGKNRENSKGLDLSNETTLAALAGQLAGTAAKQWHAAPLLADGSTAGETSDVLNPADHRDIVGSVTEIKAEHAERIVAMAADSVAAWAATSPAERAACLDRAADLMEARIESLMGIIMREAGKSAANAIGEVREAVDFLRYYAEQARRTLGPSHLPLGPIVCISPWNFPLAIFTGQVAAALVAGNAVLAKPAEETPVIAHESVKILHEAGVPVGALQFVPGAGRVGAALVGASKTAGVMFTGSTEVARLIQAQLAERLSETGKPIPLIAETGGQNGMIVDSSALAEQVVGDVIASAFDSAGQRCSALRVLCLQDDVADRTLTMLKGALKELTLGRTDSLNVDIGPVITAEARDGIVKHIEHMRELGNKVEQLPLSAGTENGTFVPPTIIELKTLSDLKREVFGPVLHVIRFRRADLDRLIDDINASGYGLTFGLHTRLDETIAHVVSRIKVGNIYVNRNIIGAVVGVQPFGGRGLSGTGPKAGGPLYIGRLVQKAPVPPQQDSVHTDPALRDFITWLDHKGKAAEGATARGFANRSALGLERELPGPVGERNIYALHPRGRILLVPKTEAGLLRQVAAALATGNQIVIDSVDALKPVLADLPASVAARLSWTADWAKDSPFAGALVEGEAEDVQRVNRKIAALPGPLVLVQAATTAELTSDPEAYCLNWLLEEVSTSINTAAAGGNASLMAIG
- a CDS encoding Lrp/AsnC family transcriptional regulator, which translates into the protein MPDISHVDGSLDAFDRKILEELTENGRIPVAELAEKVGLSKTPCQNRFKRLIAEGFIQGFKAILNPSKMNLDHIAFAEVKLTNTHEEALNSFNAAVKKIKEVEECHMIAGRFDYLLKIRTRDIKKYRLVLGERISNLPYVANTSTNVAMETVKERG